From Pandoraea vervacti, the proteins below share one genomic window:
- a CDS encoding type II and III secretion system protein family protein, whose translation MADAADSAVSAGARSLTLGVDEQRELPVSGKLERVAVADPKVADVVVLKGSGGRRGSVLIVGKKAGTTQVSTWSAGSEARHWEIHVQGSLQGALGDSGTASVDARGNAAVIKGHAGSVMEHSGLQAAAVDATGKGGVVVDRSTVGETGVVQVDVKIVEVNRNILNQLGASFSASRTSGSGSFGIGSKLNSAFSGSGAVPNFGSFFGTITRGAFNLSAEIDLLQSNGLGRVLAAPTLVALSGQSASFLAGGELPVPQSGGLGTTTIVYKSFGVGLTVTPTILSPNRIALKVAPEASDLDYTNAVVIASTQIPAISTRRADTTVELGDGESFIIGGLISRTTTAAVDKVPLLGDLPLIGAFFRNLKYNSTEKELVIIVTPRLVKPVSRDVALPLPGDTREKRPGQVWGAYLMGVASDSELPGFSK comes from the coding sequence ATGGCCGACGCGGCAGATAGTGCGGTATCCGCCGGGGCGCGTTCGCTCACGCTGGGCGTGGACGAACAACGCGAGCTGCCCGTCTCCGGCAAGCTGGAGCGCGTGGCCGTCGCGGACCCGAAGGTCGCAGATGTGGTCGTGCTCAAGGGCTCGGGCGGGCGGCGCGGCTCGGTCCTGATCGTCGGCAAGAAGGCGGGAACGACGCAGGTCTCGACATGGTCAGCGGGCAGCGAGGCGAGGCACTGGGAGATCCACGTGCAGGGCAGCCTGCAAGGCGCGCTCGGCGACAGCGGCACGGCCAGTGTGGACGCGCGCGGCAACGCGGCGGTCATCAAAGGTCACGCCGGGTCCGTGATGGAGCATAGCGGCCTGCAGGCGGCGGCGGTGGACGCCACGGGCAAGGGCGGTGTGGTCGTCGATCGCTCGACCGTGGGCGAGACCGGTGTCGTGCAGGTCGATGTGAAGATTGTCGAAGTCAACCGCAACATCCTGAACCAGTTGGGCGCGAGCTTCAGCGCATCGCGGACATCGGGTTCCGGGAGTTTCGGCATCGGATCGAAGCTGAATTCGGCCTTCTCGGGCAGTGGCGCAGTGCCGAACTTCGGTTCGTTCTTCGGCACGATTACGCGAGGGGCGTTCAACCTGTCGGCAGAGATCGATCTGCTGCAGTCGAACGGTCTGGGGCGCGTGCTCGCCGCACCAACGCTGGTCGCGCTCTCAGGCCAGAGCGCGAGCTTTCTGGCCGGTGGCGAGTTGCCAGTGCCGCAGTCGGGGGGGCTGGGCACGACGACCATCGTCTACAAGTCGTTCGGTGTCGGCCTGACGGTCACACCGACGATCCTGTCGCCGAACCGCATTGCGCTGAAGGTCGCGCCGGAGGCGTCCGATCTCGACTATACGAATGCCGTGGTGATCGCCTCGACGCAGATTCCCGCGATCTCCACACGTCGCGCGGATACGACGGTCGAGCTCGGCGACGGTGAGAGTTTCATCATCGGCGGGTTGATTTCGCGCACGACCACCGCCGCCGTGGACAAGGTGCCGCTGCTCGGCGATTTGCCGCTTATCGGCGCGTTTTTCCGCAATCTGAAGTACAACAGTACCGAAAAGGAACTGGTCATTATCGTCACGCCGCGTCTGGTCAAGCCGGTTTCCCGGGACGTGGCGCTGCCGTTGCCGGGGGACACCCGCGAGAAGCGGCCGGGCCAGGTGTGGGGCGCCTATCTGATGGGCGTGGCAAGCGACAGCGAACTACCGGGCTTCTCGAAATGA